One uncultured Draconibacterium sp. genomic window, TTCTTTACTGTTTTTCTTGTTTATATAGTTTATAAAAGGTGTCCCGGTAGCAGTCCCGGTAGCAGTCCCGGTAGTAGTCCCGGTAGCAGTCCCGGTAGTGGTCCCACTAGCAGTCCCAGTAGCGGTCCCGAATCTGGTACAGCTAACTTTGCTTACCTGGTAACGGTTAGCTCCCGGCGAATACCGGATATATCCCCAGTCATTCAATTCTTTCATACACTTCGAATAGGTGGTTTTGGATCCGATCCGGGCCATGGCCATCACATCCTGCCTGTTAATTTCAAATTGTTCCCTGAAGCGATTCAGGTTCCAGAGGTTAAAAAGTGCCATATACAGGCTGATGTGCTGAGATGTGATGTTTGCGTCTTGTTCCAGGTGGTCAAAAAAACCGCGCAAGTGCCGGATATAATTCATTTTTTCCGGCCAAAGCCAAAGTGGTTATGCACCCGGTTTTCTACCATCATTTTCTGAATTTCTTCGCTGTCGTAGAAGATGACACCGCCAATTTTGGTAAAGGCCAGTGTCCCGTTAATACGCATATTCTGAAGGGTTCCCGGAGAGATTCTCAGAAGCTTTCTTACTTCGTAAGATTTTAACCATTTTTTGGTGGGTTGCCCGTGGTGGGCAGCAAAGAGTTGTTTGATTTCTTTGAGTAATTCAATTTTGAATTCCCGAAGATCGTCGGTGGTTACAATTTCTGTTGGCATAACTTTTTGTTTTAAATGTTACAAATTGAGTTTTGCCAAAATTGTGAAGTCATTTTGGATATTTTACCCTATGAACACCCTACTGGGGTGTTGTTTTTTGGAGGCAAGCGTGACCTGTCAAGTATTCAATACACTCAACAACAACTCGTTATAAAAATCAAAAAAAATTATACTTTTTGACTTTTATAATGCTCTGCCGATTCTTTCTGTGCCTGTTTAATTTTTTTTGCCAGACATTTACGATGAAAGTCCCTGAGTTCATCCAGTTTTTCTTCCGACAGTTCCTCTATCAGATTCATTCGTTTTGTTAAGTCTTCAATCTGCCAGTATTCCACAAAGGGGCAATCCAGCACAGCTTCACCTAGCGGGCATTTTTTTAAGGGCACAAGTAAATCTGCATACTTAATGCTTCTTTCCGAAAAAGTCATGTGTTAATGTTTTGCTTACTGTCCTGTCCCTAAAACAGTAAATTTTAAAAGTAGCGTGAGGACACAGCTTAATTCGCAAGTGGGGACCATCACGTACCCTCGCCACAAAAATAAGCTGGCCCCACGCAAATCGTGGGCGCCGAACTTATATTCCTGTGGCATAAATAAATTGTGATGGTTTTTACTTGCAAGAATAAAAGCTAACGCTCTAATATCATTTCACTCACCCTTCCCTATAGGCAAGTAGATCTAGTATTTCTACTACAAAGATAATTCAATTCTTACTCATTTCTTATTTCCTTTTAATGTTTCTATTCAATTATTCGTTTACACTTATTCATCCAAATCATCCATTCGCTTTTGTAACACTTCTATTAAATGTTTCAGAAAAGTGATCTGATCGCTTCTTCCCCGCATTTCTTTAAAGGTGCCGTAAATGTCCTTAAACTTGATGTTGAACATTTTTTCGAAGGCGCGGGCAATTTCAATTCGGCTTGCCTTCCCATTATTAATGGCTTTAGCCAAAAAAAGTGAATACACTATTTCCAATGCATCAATATTAGGATTTGTCCAGTATAGATTACTGACAAACGCTTCGTTCCCTTTTAATTTTTTAATTTCATTCCCGATGTATTTTCCCAGCTGCTTGTAGGCCATTATTCTGGCTAGTGTTCTATCATATCCTGTACAGAAATTTGGATCTGTGTGGCACGAGATATTGTCCTCGTGAATTCGGGAATCTAGGTTACCCCTTAAAAAGTAGATTCGATCTGATTGTACCTTATTCCGTTTTATGTAATAATACAGCTCTTTATTTTCCTTTTGAAAGACACAAAGATTATTGATTTCATCTCTCAAATATTTTAATTGAATCTTTTTACCCCCCTCCGGCCGGTTTGCTTCAAGTTGAAATAACTCAGTGTAAAATATGAACTTGCTCTCCACTTTTGGTTTAACATGCTTGAAAAAGTAAATTTCTTCTTCCTCACTTTTAAAACCATTCTCTATTACCGACTCACGCAATTTCATCATTACACTGTCGCATAGTCCCATGGCTTTTTCGGTTAACTCCACAAAATCCTGGGTTTGTGTTTTTAACTGGGATAAAGTTTCTTCCAGTTCCTCGATGGTTTTATTGTATGATTGGTTATCCATGATTCTATGCTTTTTTATTTATACAGCGAACAATACCATATAGTCCAAACTGTATATAAATGGGGTAATATGAATTTTTTATTTCATCGATTAAAATTTAAATTTTTATTTTTCGTAAATTCTGGGAGCACATTGTGCCCCCAGAAAACAAGTTACAATATTGCAACTTGAAGATTAATACCAATTCAAATCAACTATGTGCTGTATATAACTATTATTCTGAATTTAGTATTCCCATAAATCACTGAACATCAACCAAGTTTCTTCAAACTCTTATGTCTTACAATTTTAAAATAGCCCGGGAGCAATTATACTCCCGGGAATCCTCTTTCATTATAAAAGAGAAAGATCTAACTAACTAAACAAACTAACTATGTAAATAGAACTATTTATTACCCTTCTAATACTTTATATCTGCATTTAAGTCTATCAATCCGTGTTCTTTCTTATCGTCAAAATCATTAAGTAGTTTCAGTTTCCAAAATATTTTGAAATGCAGTAATGAATTTTTTAGAATGCATCAACTTTGTGAACAATGCTGGTGAAAATTTAAAATAGCTTCAATTCTGTCATCTTTAAGTTGATCAATCCAAATGATTTTATCATGAAATGAAAGATGATCTATTTCGAACAATGGACATTCTTTATTCCGGATTATTTTAGGACATTCATACGCAATGCAATACACATAGATTTTTTTCATTTAATATTCAATAGTTTCGTAAAATTACATTTAAAACATTCTATCGTAGCAACTTAATTGAATCCATACTCGAATTGACTATATAATTCGGTTTCATATTTCTGAGATTTCAAATCACCAATTGCATTTAATGCTTTACATCGCCTAACTCCTATTCGACTATGCTTTTTTGATATAATTCGATTTTCATAAGAATGTTGATAACGGTTTCCTTTAAGAACCTTATTCATTTACTTTCAACTTAATATTTTGTATTGATAATGACGAATTTCCGACTATAATAGTAAAGTCCCCCGGTTCAACAATCCAATTATAATCTACATCATAAAATGCCAACAATTCCGGCTCGACGGTAAAAGTTACGGTTTTGGATTCTCCCGGCTCTAACCAAACCTTTTCAAAACCTTTGAGTTCTTTTACGGGTCGTGGAACAGAGGAATAATCATCACGGATATACATTTGTACTACTTCGGCACCTTTGCGATTGCCGGTGTTTTTAACATCAACGCTGACTTGTACCGAACCATTTTTTTTCATCGTTGGCGAACTAATTTTCAGGTTACTGTACTCAAAGGTGGTATAGCTTAGTCCGTAGCCAAATGTAAAAAGCGGGTCAGTTCCAAATCCTAAATTGTAACCGCGACGAGCAGAGGGTTTGTAGCTGTAATATGCCGGCACATAGCCTGCGCCTCGTGGTATGCTAATTGGTAATTTACCACTTGGATTGATTTCGCCAAACAAGGCATCCACCATAGCATAACCGCCTTCCTGACCAAGAAACCACGCTTGCATTACGGCAGGCACCTGCTCTACCAATTCACTAATATTGGTGGTGGTTCCAGTAACAACAAAAGCACAAGTGGGTTTGCCTACGGCTACCACCTGGCGAATGAGTTCGTCTTGTCCGTTTAGCATTTCAAGTGTTGGCAGGTCGCCGGGGGCTGTTGGCCCATAAGCTTCACGACTTGTTGCTTCGTTAGCCCCCACAAATAAGACGACTACATCAGCTTTTTGAGCTACTTCCACAGCTTCGGCTATACGCTTGTCGTTTTCTTCACGAGGAACCAGCCGGATTTTTTCCGGAAAAGGACTATTGACGTCTGTCAATCGCACCCCTTCTGCATATAGAATTTCAAAATTGTTTCCATATTTTTCTTTAATTGCCTGTAGCGGAGAAATACATTGCTTTGGAGTAGACGAATATCCTCCTAATATACATCGGTCGGCATTGGGCCCGATAAAGGCAATCTTCTTTATTTTATCCTTATTCAGTGGTAAAAAGTTATCTTCATTTTTAAGCAATACCATTGATTCGCCTGCAGCCTTGTATGCAACTTTTCGGCTTTCGGCATTTCCCACGATTTGCTCTGCCTTCTTGGGGTCAACATATGGGTTTTCAAACAAGCCTAACCGGATTTTTTCGATTAAGATCCGGGTTACCGCTTCATCAATTTTTGCTTTATCGATTTGCCCGGACTCAACATATTTAGCCAGAGTTTTATACCCCTCTATATCCGGCAACTCGATATCCACTCCTGCACTGAAAGCTTTGTAGCCGGCATCCTTTAAATCATCCGTCACTTTATCCACGTTCACAAGGTTACTGACTCCATAGTAATCGGAAACCACAATTCCATCGAAACCGAAATCATCGCGCAATACCCCGGTCACTACTTTTTTATTGCCGTGAACCGGCACTCCCCACAACTCGTTGTAAGTTACCATGACATTCATCGCTCCGGCATCAATACAATCTTTAAAAGGCTTAAAGAACACCTCTCGCGCTGTACGCTCGTCTATGTTGCTCGGCGCTGTATTATGCCCGCCTTCCGGCTGACCATGTACCCCAAAATGTTTCAGGGTTGCAGCTACATGATTGTCGTTTAAATAAACATCATCTCCCTGATAGGCTTTTACCTGGGCTACGCCTAAACGAGATATCAGAAACGGATCTTCGCCCATACATTCTTCGGTACGGCCCCAGCGCGGATCGCGAACAACATCAACAACAGGGGCGAGAACCTGGTGCCCTCCCCTCGAACGAATTTCTTTGGCGACAATGGAATATACTTCCTTCATCAGGTTTTCATTCCACGAACTCGCCAACCCAATGGAAACCGGAAAGTTTGTAGCATCTTGAGTCTGCTGACCATGCAGGCCTTCTTCGTGCGAAAGGACGGGAATTCCAAGGCGGGTTTCTTCCACAAAATATTTCTGGATTTTATTGTACTGGGTAGCTGCCTTACCTGGGGACAAAGTCGCATGAAAACCTGTGGCATCGGCTCCCATGTTTTCATTGAGCCGGGCTAATGAGCCGATGCTATTGGGAAGCAATTGGCGCACTTTTTCAACATCGAATTCACCATTGGTAAAAAGTTCGGCCTTACCGCTCCACATGCATTGCATTTGTGCAATTTTCTCTTCAAGGGTCATTCGGGAGAGTAAGTCTTTTGCACGTTCCCGGGGAGATAAATTTTTGTTTTTATAGGCTGGTTGCTGTGCTGAAATGGAACCAACTGCAGCAACCATTATTAAACTTGCTAATATTAATTTTTTCATAGTGATAATTGTTTATTCAAAATCTTCTAATTTCCATTCTTCCTGCCAATAAATATTAGGCACACCGTTTTCCCATGTGATAGGCAACCATACATAAGTAGCCTTGTAGGTTACATCCCAGTCCGTTCGTTTATCCCCTCTTCTATCCAGAAGTTTTACATCATTAAAATTTTGAGGTTTTGGTTTCAGGTCTTTTAGCCACTCCCTTATTCTTACTAACTCTTTTGCAGGTAAATCTGTACCACAGGCATCGGGCATCCATCTGTCAGCCATAACTACATAAAGGTTCTTTTTCCCCGGAATTTTAATTACATCAGTAATTTGAGAGCAATAAGATGTATGTGTTGTATCTTTCGGATGAGGATTCCCTAAATTGATATAGTTACTATGGTAGTCATCAAAAGTTGATATTAGCGATTGATTGGGCGAGTAGCCACTGGTGCCCGAAGTGTACATGAAGTGTTTTCCGTTTGCAATAAAGTGAGTTGGCGCTTCCCGTGTATCAGGAGGCAGCAAACCTGAAAAATGTACAGAAAATTTGTCGGTTACATTCGTATAATCGTCTGTCAATTCTGCACATATCATTTCCCAATGCGGGCGTTCAAACCAAATGTAACCCTGCTTTGTATCTTCATCGACATATAAGTCGAAATCACCGGATTCAAAGCCGTTAGGCCTGAAACCTCTGTTTACCAACTGGTAGGGGCCCAAAATATCATCAGCCGTTAAAACAGCCATAAATTGTCCGTCGTCGCCCATTAATTTTATCCAGCACACGTACTTACCTGTTGCGTCATTATATATAATATGCGGGCGGTCAATGCCTTGCGAAGGATGCATTGGCGAATGAGGGTCTAATGTATCAGGTGGAATTATCAGCCCACGGTCTTCCCAGTTATAAAAATCTTTGGAAGTATAACAACGGATACCGTAAGTCCAAATATTACTGCCGGACTTGGTAAACTCCTTGTTCTCCCCATACCAATAGTAAGTTCCATCGTTGTATAATACCTGAAAGCCGTGTGCTTGAATGGGTTTTCCTTCGGTATCGAGCCAGACCTGTCCCGGTAGAATGGAGTTATAAGTTGGACTACTCTCTTGTTTTTGCCTTTTCCCTGTTGAGGAAGTACAGGCAGTTATTGCCAATACAATAATCGTGATAAGAAATGTTGTTCGCATGTTATATTGAATTATTTAGGTAAAATGTTTATTATAAATCGTTCAAATGCTGTAAGCCTTGGAATCCCCCTGTCTGTTGCCTGAACGATGACGTGTATTGTTTCCGGTTTATCAACAACAGGAGCGATAAATTGAATTTTTTCTTTATCAAAAATATCAAACTGCACCATGCCATTAAAGGTTCCCGCTTCTTTGTATTGCTGCCACACAATATCAACCGGTAACCAGCCCGATACACTCTCTGCCAATTCTTCATCGGTCTGTTCTTTTTCAGTATCAGTAAGAAACGGGTAGAAGCGCACCAGTTCCGAAAGTTGGATTGAATCATTATCACTGATTTTAGTTTCGATGGTAACTATATCGCCCGAGTGGACAGTCTGGTCGTTGTTTCCGATAACCTTTATGACAGGATAATGGTTCGCATTTTTGTATTTTTGGGTGATGCTCCACATGAGCCTTGACTGGAAATCGCGGTTAGCATACTCAATCCATCTCCAATAATCACCTTCACCTGCATCTCGATACAGGTTTTCGTATCCATCCACTTTGTAAAAACGGCCTCCCCAACCTCCGAAAGTGGGATTTTCGAGACTTCGCAAACCGTTTTGAAGTAAATACAGAAACGACGGCGAGTCTCCCTCGCTGACATAAGGCTGCGGATAAAGTGCCCCAAGCGGCCCGTAATTATTTTGAACCTCATGAATAAACGGAAAGCTAAAGGTTTGACTGCCATAAGCCCAGGTTTTGTAAAAATAATACGACAAAAGGATGGTTGCTTTTGGGTGAACCTTTTCGATGTAACTTCCCGCCCCGTCCTGGTACCATATACTGTAAAGTATTACTTTGGAAACCGCTTTATCGTATTGATCCGGGTAAACAGTTTTTAATTTGTACAATGCACGAGCTAATGTATTTGAACCGCCCCAGGCTGTAAAATAAACAGGGCGAGGATCATCTTTCAAAAGAACTTCTACGATTCTTTCTGATCCTGGAGTATCTACCCAATCGGATGGATCAATCTGTGGATCCATGCCCGGAACACGTTTATAAGAATCGT contains:
- a CDS encoding helix-turn-helix domain-containing protein gives rise to the protein MPTEIVTTDDLREFKIELLKEIKQLFAAHHGQPTKKWLKSYEVRKLLRISPGTLQNMRINGTLAFTKIGGVIFYDSEEIQKMMVENRVHNHFGFGRKK
- a CDS encoding RteC domain-containing protein, which gives rise to MDNQSYNKTIEELEETLSQLKTQTQDFVELTEKAMGLCDSVMMKLRESVIENGFKSEEEEIYFFKHVKPKVESKFIFYTELFQLEANRPEGGKKIQLKYLRDEINNLCVFQKENKELYYYIKRNKVQSDRIYFLRGNLDSRIHEDNISCHTDPNFCTGYDRTLARIMAYKQLGKYIGNEIKKLKGNEAFVSNLYWTNPNIDALEIVYSLFLAKAINNGKASRIEIARAFEKMFNIKFKDIYGTFKEMRGRSDQITFLKHLIEVLQKRMDDLDE
- a CDS encoding glycoside hydrolase family 3 N-terminal domain-containing protein, whose protein sequence is MKKLILASLIMVAAVGSISAQQPAYKNKNLSPRERAKDLLSRMTLEEKIAQMQCMWSGKAELFTNGEFDVEKVRQLLPNSIGSLARLNENMGADATGFHATLSPGKAATQYNKIQKYFVEETRLGIPVLSHEEGLHGQQTQDATNFPVSIGLASSWNENLMKEVYSIVAKEIRSRGGHQVLAPVVDVVRDPRWGRTEECMGEDPFLISRLGVAQVKAYQGDDVYLNDNHVAATLKHFGVHGQPEGGHNTAPSNIDERTAREVFFKPFKDCIDAGAMNVMVTYNELWGVPVHGNKKVVTGVLRDDFGFDGIVVSDYYGVSNLVNVDKVTDDLKDAGYKAFSAGVDIELPDIEGYKTLAKYVESGQIDKAKIDEAVTRILIEKIRLGLFENPYVDPKKAEQIVGNAESRKVAYKAAGESMVLLKNEDNFLPLNKDKIKKIAFIGPNADRCILGGYSSTPKQCISPLQAIKEKYGNNFEILYAEGVRLTDVNSPFPEKIRLVPREENDKRIAEAVEVAQKADVVVLFVGANEATSREAYGPTAPGDLPTLEMLNGQDELIRQVVAVGKPTCAFVVTGTTTNISELVEQVPAVMQAWFLGQEGGYAMVDALFGEINPSGKLPISIPRGAGYVPAYYSYKPSARRGYNLGFGTDPLFTFGYGLSYTTFEYSNLKISSPTMKKNGSVQVSVDVKNTGNRKGAEVVQMYIRDDYSSVPRPVKELKGFEKVWLEPGESKTVTFTVEPELLAFYDVDYNWIVEPGDFTIIVGNSSLSIQNIKLKVNE
- a CDS encoding family 43 glycosylhydrolase, whose protein sequence is MRTTFLITIIVLAITACTSSTGKRQKQESSPTYNSILPGQVWLDTEGKPIQAHGFQVLYNDGTYYWYGENKEFTKSGSNIWTYGIRCYTSKDFYNWEDRGLIIPPDTLDPHSPMHPSQGIDRPHIIYNDATGKYVCWIKLMGDDGQFMAVLTADDILGPYQLVNRGFRPNGFESGDFDLYVDEDTKQGYIWFERPHWEMICAELTDDYTNVTDKFSVHFSGLLPPDTREAPTHFIANGKHFMYTSGTSGYSPNQSLISTFDDYHSNYINLGNPHPKDTTHTSYCSQITDVIKIPGKKNLYVVMADRWMPDACGTDLPAKELVRIREWLKDLKPKPQNFNDVKLLDRRGDKRTDWDVTYKATYVWLPITWENGVPNIYWQEEWKLEDFE
- a CDS encoding DUF1593 domain-containing protein, whose product is MRKVIILFIAILATTINNHATVFQPVKPRVIVMTDGEIDDRSSMVRFLLYTNEFDVEAIIQSNSVHQHFGRSSDKWLEKQLDAYEQVRPNLIVHDPEYPTAEFLRSKTYIGDEDTAHLVVDNDSYKRVPGMDPQIDPSDWVDTPGSERIVEVLLKDDPRPVYFTAWGGSNTLARALYKLKTVYPDQYDKAVSKVILYSIWYQDGAGSYIEKVHPKATILLSYYFYKTWAYGSQTFSFPFIHEVQNNYGPLGALYPQPYVSEGDSPSFLYLLQNGLRSLENPTFGGWGGRFYKVDGYENLYRDAGEGDYWRWIEYANRDFQSRLMWSITQKYKNANHYPVIKVIGNNDQTVHSGDIVTIETKISDNDSIQLSELVRFYPFLTDTEKEQTDEELAESVSGWLPVDIVWQQYKEAGTFNGMVQFDIFDKEKIQFIAPVVDKPETIHVIVQATDRGIPRLTAFERFIINILPK